In Leptidea sinapis chromosome 40, ilLepSina1.1, whole genome shotgun sequence, one DNA window encodes the following:
- the LOC126976317 gene encoding uncharacterized protein LOC126976317 → MVGRSWHILFGLLVVSVRVGSYDGEELVVSKDYGNLHLYGTLHQSVKKYERFADSIENGSLLLYGTNSWRFPVQDVNLTLQYPKENESYENRTIVTGITVILYLDGSTSRGYITRGGMMQNNITMTFVISRTTRLAYQFWLYGRNSC, encoded by the exons ATGGTCGGTCGGAGCTGGCATATTTTATTTGGTTTACTTGTAGTGAGTGTCAGAGTGGGGAGTTATGATGGCGAGGAGCTCGTGGTATCCAAAGATTACGGAAACCTACATTTATATGGAACGCTGCATCAGTCTGTAAAGAAATATGAACGCTTCGCTGATTCTATTGAGA ATGGATCATTACTTTTATACGGGACTAACTCTTGGAGATTCCCAGTCCAAGATGTCAACCTGACGCTTCAATACCCGAAAGAAAAT GAGAGTTACGAAAATAGAACCATTGTAACTGGTATTACAGTAATATTGTATTTGGACGGTTCTACCAGCAGGGGCTACATTACAAGAGGAGGAATGATGCAG AATAATATAACAATGACGTTTGTAATAAGCAGGACGACACGACTGGCCTATCAATTTTGGCTGTATGGAAGAAATAGTtgctaa